The sequence TCGTTTCATTGCTACTAATAATTTATGAAAATCAGTAAAAGTTGGGTCAGTAATATCTCCTAAACCTATGGTTGAATCTGATAAAAGTTGATTAGAAATATTTAAGGTATAAAATAACTCTTTTATTTTATTAATATTCTTTAAACTTAAGATTTTATTCTTATTTAATCATTCTAGAAAATGGAGCAAATTATTCGTATTCCAATCAGTATATTTTTCTACTTTTTCTTCATAAAGATAAGTAGTAATATCATTTACTACCCCAGATAATCCAGCAAATAACAAAAGGGATGGGGTATAAGAACTAACCTCTTCAAACTTAGCACCTGTTAATTTTTGACTAGTTTCTACATACTTAGGTCCAACAAAAAAACCTTGACCTGTTGAGGCACGATCATGAGAAATTCAGTATGAATTTTTATCAGGATTAACTACTTCTTTAACATATTTATTAACGGTATATTCATCAATATTCGCTATTACTGTCTTATATTCGGAGTAATTATAATCCGAAAAATACTGTCCTTGATATTCAAAACCATTTTTTATCCCATTACGTAATCAAGATTTTATTTCTTTCTCAGTTTGACAAATTGTTCCTTGAATATAACAAGCTGTTTTACTATTATCACTATTTTCTAATTTTTTCTTAATTGAATTTTCATATAACTCTCTTGCTTCATATTCATTGTAACGAAGTTCTCCTTCAATGTTATAAACTTTTTGATAATTTTGGAAAGTACTTAAAGCATCATTTTTATTTAAATAGGCACTCCCATCATTACCACGATATACTGTTACAGGTTGTTCATATGAGGCAGAAATTACATCTCGTGATAATTCACCACTACTATTAATAGTATAATTACCTGGGTTTCTAATTGTTTTAACTTTATTAATTGGAAATTTTTGATTTAAATATTTGTTTAAGGCTTCTTTTGTTCCAAAAGTTTGACCATCAAACAAATAATTATTTGTATTATAACCAAGAGAACGAGTATTAGCCCCACTACGAGCATAATTAGCAACACTTTCTTGCGAACTAAAATATTTATCATCAAATTTATAATAAATTTCTTGACCATGATTTCTAGTTGCCAAAATAGTTCCTGTTGTAATCCCTGTTCCCCCAATTAAAATTATTGTTGATACAAAACTAATAAATCGCTTTGATTTTCAAAGTGGCTTTTGACCAGACTTAAAAATGCGCTCAATAATCTCTCGAGCATTTAAATTCTTACTCTTCATTTTTTAAACCTCTGTTCTTCTAGTTTTGTAAGATTATTATAAAAATTAAATTTAAATATTAAAGTTGATTATTTTATTAAGACTTGATTATTTAGTCTTCATAAATGACTCCAAAAGCTATTTTTTCATCAATAGTTGAGTTTGCTGATATTCCTTGATATTTTAATCTAGTTTTAACATTTAAAATTAATATTCCATTATCATAATATTGTGATCCGTATACATATTTTAACTCACTATTATTTTTAAGATCAGTCGCTAAAATAGCCTTGTCTAAACTTATTTCAAATTGAACATCATCAAAAACAGTTGGCATAAACATTTTTATATCAAGAATAGAATTATTTTTTAAAAATTTATTCATAATATTGGATTTAATAATATTTAATTTATCATAAAAAATATTATTATCATTGTAAATTTGCTCTACTAAATCGTGATTAGGAAAATTATCTTTTTCAAAACCGATACGCATTGCAAAATCTGGCATAAATAAAAATTTGCGATAACTACCATTATTTGAAATTATAGCACTACTATGGTTTAAAATTTCTGTTAAATAATTTAGTCTTCTTTGATTATCAGAAATAAAATTATCATTTTTAAATAAAATTTGATTTTGTAATTTTGAACCTAAAATCTTATATTGACCAAATAATGAACCATTATAATATGATAATACCCCACTTGTAACTGGAGGTTGCACAGGATTTGCTGCTTGAATTTCAGATAATGCTATATTCTGCAATTGATTCAAATTATACGCAACATCATAAATAATATTTGCAGCTTCCCCATTTTTAATAGTTTCTCTTAAATCTGAAATTTTATTTTCAAAGGAAATAGTTGCAGATAAACTAAAATCAGGATAAACGTCCAATAAAGTTGGAATATCTTTAATTAATTGTTTCATTACTAAGTCAGTAATTAATTTATTAAAAAATGTTCATTTATAATCTAAATTTGAGTTAATAAAATATTCAATATTTTCCTCTGATTGATCATAATCTATAATTCAATCATCATCAAATACTATTTGATGTTGTAAAGACTTTTTAATTTTGTCATGAATAGTTTCTTGACTAACTGGCTTTGCTCCACAACCAATAACTGGCGTAACACTTGTTCCAACTAATGAAACAACCCCTAACAATGATAATAACTTTTTCATTAATGTAATATTTCCTTTCTTTATATTTAAATTTTTTTATTATTCTTACAAAACAATAATTTCTTAATATTTAATTAATATTAAGATCTAAAATTAATTTTTATTTTAATACATCTTGATACTTTGATACTCTTGGTAATTTTTATTACTAAATTTATATATTATTTTAAAATTCAATAATAACTCCTAGCATAAATTTCATGATGACATAAAATATGTCTTTTTTATCTTAACATATTTTAGATAATAAAATATTTAATTTTATATATTTTTACTTAAAAAAAATAATTATTTTGAAAAAATTTACCAAAAATTAATGCAAGAAAAAATTGATATAAAGTGAAAACTTTAAAGTATTACTTAGTATCATATAAACTAAATAATTATTATAGCTTAAATAAAAAAATAGTTTTAAAACTATTTTTTACTAAGATATTTTATGCTTTTTTAGATTTAACAATTTCGGCATATATATAATAACCTGCTCAATAAAATGTAACATTTTGTTCTGTCTTATCTTTTATTGTAAAACTTGAACTAGTATATTGAATAGTTTTAAATATATAATTTAAATTTGTAGTTGGATCATGAATTGTTTTTCCAACTTGGTCTCTAATTTCGGCAAAGTCATCTTTAGTTTCAAAATCATTTTTAGAAAAAATGTCATTTTTATCTAAAGAAAAATATGGACTATCTTCTTGACTATTTTTATTACCTAAAATACTAATACCTTCAATAGCATTACTAGAACTTGTATTTGCTGCATTCACAGCATAATTTGTAGCTTCTATCATACTATATTTCTTATTAGTTTTTGTGTTTATAAACTGAACACTTTCTGATTCATTAACATACATTAAATCTAATGCTGCACTATTTAATTTATCAACTGCTGCTTGAACAGCTGGGTCACTTTTATTGTTATTACATGCTACTAGAGTTGTTGATACTGAAGCTGTTAAACTAACCGCTCCTAAAATTGCTAAAATTTTTTTCATCTTTTTTAAACTCTCTTTCTAATGTTACAAACAAAAAGCCAAAATAATTAAATTTTAAACTAAATTTATTCTTTGGCACAATGATCTTGGTAAAATTTTGAAATTATGTTTAGTAACTATTTTTTATGGATGTTCCATAAATTAAATATAACAAAATGGAAAAAAATAACAATAGTTTGGACGATATTTATAAAAAATTTATAATTAATCTAAACTTTGTAAAAATAAAATTATTGTATTAACAATAAATCGTGCTAAGATAAAAATAAATAGCAACAAAATTTTAATTCAACAAATTTTACTAATTAATAACAATTTGGCGTGGGTTGGGTGGGTATACTTAGTAACATATTACCTTTTAATTTTTCATTACAATTGGAGGAATATCACGATGGAACATTGTAAAGATCATGATCATGATCAACATGCAAAAATCATGGAAAAACTAACTGCGATTGAAACAAAGTTAGATAATTTTATTAAAAATCATAAATAAATTTTAATAATTAGATAAAAAAGTTTACCAATCATAGTAAACTTTTTTATTATAACCACCGTTTAAACAATTTGATATACAACATCTTGATACTTTGACTCATAATACAATAACCGAGAATCAAAGCAGTAAAGAAGGCAAAATAAATTGCAGGTAGCTTAACTAAACTTAAATTAATTGCCAATGGAGTAAATGGTAACGTGATTCCAATTGTAATAACAGAGAACGTTGCCAATAATAATTGTCATGACGCCATTGATTGGAAGAATGGAACTTTTCTTGTTCGATACATTTGAACAATTAAAGTTTGTGTTACTAATCCTTCCACAAATCATCCTGTTTGGAATAACATTACTTGGTCGGAGCTAATACTACTTGGATTACTTAAAACACCAAAGTAGTAACCCATTAAGACAAAGGTTAGAATGTCAAAGATTGAGGAGACTGGTCCGTTAATAAAGACAAACGGTAAAATATCTTTTGTTGTTCACCGCTGTGGGGTCTTTAAAAATTCCTGGTCAACCTTATCAAAAGCGACCGCTAATTGTGACATATCATATAATAAGTTTTGGAATAATAGTTGAATCGGGGCCATTGGTTGAAATGGTAATCAAGCCGAAGCCACTAAAATACTTAAAACATTTCCAAAGTTTGAAGCAATTGTAATTTTAATATATTTTAGAATATTTCCAAAAATTTTGCGCCCTTGAATAATTCCCTTTTCCAATACTAGCAATGATTTTTCTAACAAAATAATATCTGAAGCTTCCTTCGCAATATCGGTTGCATTATCAACAGAAATTGAAACATCACTTTGTCGTAAAACGGGAGCATCATTAATTCCATCCCCCATGAACCCAACAGTATGACCGTTTTGTTTTAAAGCTGTAATAATTTTTGCTTTTTGTAACGGATTTAATTTAACAAAGATATTATTTTTTTCAACAACTTCTCGTAATTCAAACTCACTTAATTTTTCAATGTAATCCCCGCTAACTAACCCTTTAACATGCAAATTAACTCGATCACAAATTGCTCTTGTTACTTGCTCATTATCGCCGGTTAAGATTTTTAAATCCACCCCATTTTTATGTAACAACTGAACCATTTTTGCTGCGGAAGGTTTTGGTTTATCTAAAAAAGAAGCAAAGCCCATAAAAATTAAATTGCTTTCATCACCAGTTGAATAATAACTATCATCATTATGCCCAGCACTATAAGCTAAACCTAACACCCTTAAACCTTGGGCGTTTAATTTATCAGCACTACTTTCAATCATTCGTAAATGATCATCAGTTAGTGGTTGCACTTTCCCTTGGTAGAAAATTTGCGTACAGTTTTTAACAACTTCCTCAATTGCCCCTTTACAAATTAAAGTATGGTCGCCATCCTCATCGGAAACAACGACTGTTAATTTTCGCCGATTAAAATCAAACGGAATCTCATCAATTTTCGTATAATGTTCTTTTAATAAACTAATATGATTTTTTTCAACATATTGAATAATTGCTTTGTCCAATGGATTCTTTAACCCTGTTTGAAAGTAACTGTTTAAAAATAAGTAACTTAATAATTGTTTATCTTTTTTATTATCTAATAAATGATAATCAATTAATTCAATATTATCATTTGTTAATGTTCCTGTTTTATCAGTACATAAAATATCAATTGCTCCTAAGTTTTGAATTGATTCTAGTTTTTTAACAACAACTTTTGCCTTACTCATTTGACTAGCACCCCGGGCCAAGTTTGATGTTACAATCATTGGTAACATTTCTGGTGTTAAACCAACGGCAACAGTAATCGCAAATAATAAAGCTGAAATTCAATCATTTTTTGTTACCCCATTAATAACAAAAACAATTGGTACCATTACTAACATAAAACATAATAGTAATCATGTTGTTCGTTTGATCCCTTTGTTAAAACTAGTTGGGGGTTGTTTTTCCGAAATTGTTTTCGAAATAGTTGCATAATAAGTATCTTTCCCTACCCCAACAACAATACCAATCGCACTACCAGAAATAACACTAGTACCAGTGTAACAAATATTTTGTAGTTCTAATAAACTTGGTTTATTTGGATTATAATTAGCATGCTTTTCAACTGGCATTGATTCTCCTGTTAAACTAGCTTGGTTAATAAATAAATCATTACTTCATAGAATTCGTACATCAGCTGGAACAAGGTCCCCACTAGATAAATAAATTAAGTCGCCTCGAACTAATTCATGAATTTCTAATTCCTTCGCTTCACGAATTAATGTTGTATTATTTTTAACAGAAACTTCATTCACTTTTTCATCATCTTCTAACCGAATTACAGTAATTTTACTACTTACTAATTCTGTCAGTTTTTTTGTCACTAAGAAACTACGAATATCTTGAATATATGAAATTGTTGAACTAATAATAATCATCGCAAAAATAATCCCAGTGGCAATTAATTCAAACTTGTCTCCGGCCATTAAGAAATAACTAAGCAAATTATAAGTAGCAATTGCCGCTAAAACAATATTAAAAGGATTTAATAAAACCTTTAATAACCGTAATAATCAATGAAATTTAATTTTTTCTTGTGAATTATCCCCAAACTTGTTTCCAACTTCTTTTGCATCTTCATAATTTAATCCAAATTTGGCAATTTCAAAATGCTCTAATATTTCTGATTGTGAAAACTGAGAAACTGCTTTAATTTCTTCTGTTTTAACAAATCCAAGATCTTTTTGATGATTTTTTGTTTTTCCTTTAAATTTGAATTTCATAACTTTTTTATCCATTCGAAAGTCTTCTCTCTATTTATCAAATAACAACCAAGTAAAAATAATCACTTTTATTAAACTTTTTTTATTTTAACGAAAAAACCTAGGGAAAGCAAGAATTTAGTATATTAAAAAGAAAATCCTTCAGTAAAGGTTAATTAAGTTTTCGAAATTAAAAAACCGCTTTCTTAATAGCGGTTAAGTAATCTTATCTTTCTAAAGGTTTAAAGAGGTTTTTAATTACTAATGTTGGGAGCGAAATATTAAATTTACGATATAGTTTTATTGTCCCTTTTTCTCAATGATAATTTCAGATAGTTAAAGCCAAGGTAATAATATTAACAATTAATAAACTCAAAATAATTAATCCCATTCCTAAAATATAATCCTCATTTATTCAAAATAATAGTTTAGCAACAATTACTGGTGCTGGTAAAGTTGGCGTAATATTTTTTGCATTTAAGTAATCTACTAATAAAAAGATACTTGTGAAAAAGTAAAGCAATAAACTTAAGGACACAATTCAACCAATAATTTGACCAATAATAAAACTTGTCATTACAATATTTTTTGTCCGTAAATTTACAATTAAATTAAAACTTAGCGCAATAATTTCAATAACTGCAAAAATAATTAAAAAAATCGTTAAAACAAAAACTAAATTTTTCGTTTTTAAAAGATAGTTTTTACCATCATAAGAATAAAAAATTCATTCCTTTGGGAAAAAATGGACTATCCCCGAAACAAAAATATAAGTTATCATTAAAGTTGCAACTAATTTAAGAAGAAACAATCCAAAATTAATTCACTTTTGAAAGAAAACTTGTCAGTATAAAGTCCCAAAAGCACTACTGTTTGCAAAAATAGTAGCTGCAATTTTTGTTGTATATTTTTGTTTATTTAAAATTTTTCAATTGTTATTAAAATTTTCATTGTCATTAATTTTAGGTTTTAAATCATAGTAAGTAATTAGCCCTGCTGTTAATTTATTTTTTGAACGATACTGTAAATTAATTTCATTAACTTCAAAAAGAGTTGTTGTCGCAAAAGTCGTTACTTTAATTGCTTCTTGATTGACAGGAAAAATTGTAAACATTGTTGATAAAGTAGTTGGGGTTAAAAATAAAATAATTTTTTTATCAAAAAAGAAAATTGCACAAATAGCTCATAATAATGAAATAAAGCTGGCAGTCAAAAAAATCGTATAAAAAACCAGTCGCCCAGGATAATTTCAATTCGGAAAATAGTTATGAACAAAAGTTAAGTTCGCCGAAATTAAGATTAAAATCAAATCAGTTAAGGCAAATAAAAATGCTAATCCTAATCCACCATTTACTAAATAAAATAATTTTGTTATTAAAACTTTTTGATGACTTTTTTTCTTTGTTCAATAATAATACTGATAACTAACTAAAAAAATCACACTAAAAATTCCTAATAAAATATTTAAAATAAGATAATACTTTAATACTCCTAATTCTGTCATAATTTTTCCTCACTATTGATTTTAAAAGTAACATGGGTTCCAGCTGAACCACTTTGATTATCTATTTTTAAATAACTTTGGTTACTACTTTTGATTCAGGCATATACATATGGTAATTCGCCATATTTTTCGTCTGATTTTCATAGATTTTTTAATAATGTTGTTGGTGGTCAAAAATCTGTTCCTTCAGGTTTATAACCTTTCTTTAAAATAACATTTAAATCAGATCCCTGAATAAAATGTGAATTATGGACATGTCCTGATCATTCTGCTAAATATTGTGCAACATCATTAACAACATCCCCAACTGTTGTTGTCTCATCATAGACTTTATTTGGCAATGGCTTTCAATCAATGTTTCTTCAATCATTTGTATTATAATCTGTCGAAGAAATCGTCACATTTCACACAGCTAAAATTTCTTGTTTAACATTAAAATTAAAACCAACACCAGCTAAATAGGG is a genomic window of Spiroplasma syrphidicola EA-1 containing:
- a CDS encoding lipoprotein, giving the protein MKKLLSLLGVVSLVGTSVTPVIGCGAKPVSQETIHDKIKKSLQHQIVFDDDWIIDYDQSEENIEYFINSNLDYKWTFFNKLITDLVMKQLIKDIPTLLDVYPDFSLSATISFENKISDLRETIKNGEAANIIYDVAYNLNQLQNIALSEIQAANPVQPPVTSGVLSYYNGSLFGQYKILGSKLQNQILFKNDNFISDNQRRLNYLTEILNHSSAIISNNGSYRKFLFMPDFAMRIGFEKDNFPNHDLVEQIYNDNNIFYDKLNIIKSNIMNKFLKNNSILDIKMFMPTVFDDVQFEISLDKAILATDLKNNSELKYVYGSQYYDNGILILNVKTRLKYQGISANSTIDEKIAFGVIYED
- a CDS encoding lipoprotein, which codes for MKKILAILGAVSLTASVSTTLVACNNNKSDPAVQAAVDKLNSAALDLMYVNESESVQFINTKTNKKYSMIEATNYAVNAANTSSSNAIEGISILGNKNSQEDSPYFSLDKNDIFSKNDFETKDDFAEIRDQVGKTIHDPTTNLNYIFKTIQYTSSSFTIKDKTEQNVTFYWAGYYIYAEIVKSKKA
- the mgtA gene encoding magnesium-translocating P-type ATPase, translating into MDKKVMKFKFKGKTKNHQKDLGFVKTEEIKAVSQFSQSEILEHFEIAKFGLNYEDAKEVGNKFGDNSQEKIKFHWLLRLLKVLLNPFNIVLAAIATYNLLSYFLMAGDKFELIATGIIFAMIIISSTISYIQDIRSFLVTKKLTELVSSKITVIRLEDDEKVNEVSVKNNTTLIREAKELEIHELVRGDLIYLSSGDLVPADVRILWSNDLFINQASLTGESMPVEKHANYNPNKPSLLELQNICYTGTSVISGSAIGIVVGVGKDTYYATISKTISEKQPPTSFNKGIKRTTWLLLCFMLVMVPIVFVINGVTKNDWISALLFAITVAVGLTPEMLPMIVTSNLARGASQMSKAKVVVKKLESIQNLGAIDILCTDKTGTLTNDNIELIDYHLLDNKKDKQLLSYLFLNSYFQTGLKNPLDKAIIQYVEKNHISLLKEHYTKIDEIPFDFNRRKLTVVVSDEDGDHTLICKGAIEEVVKNCTQIFYQGKVQPLTDDHLRMIESSADKLNAQGLRVLGLAYSAGHNDDSYYSTGDESNLIFMGFASFLDKPKPSAAKMVQLLHKNGVDLKILTGDNEQVTRAICDRVNLHVKGLVSGDYIEKLSEFELREVVEKNNIFVKLNPLQKAKIITALKQNGHTVGFMGDGINDAPVLRQSDVSISVDNATDIAKEASDIILLEKSLLVLEKGIIQGRKIFGNILKYIKITIASNFGNVLSILVASAWLPFQPMAPIQLLFQNLLYDMSQLAVAFDKVDQEFLKTPQRWTTKDILPFVFINGPVSSIFDILTFVLMGYYFGVLSNPSSISSDQVMLFQTGWFVEGLVTQTLIVQMYRTRKVPFFQSMASWQLLLATFSVITIGITLPFTPLAINLSLVKLPAIYFAFFTALILGYCIMSQSIKMLYIKLFKRWL